A stretch of the Azorhizobium caulinodans ORS 571 genome encodes the following:
- a CDS encoding DUF779 domain-containing protein gives MGTVPPDRLNATPAAVQLLAEIIADHGPVLFHLSGGCCDGSSPMCYPRGDFLVGDRDVLLGQIGDTPFYIGALQFEVWKHTRLTLDVVPGRGGIFSLDNGRERRFLIRSDVCAAG, from the coding sequence ATGGGGACCGTCCCTCCCGACCGCCTGAACGCGACACCTGCCGCTGTTCAGCTGCTCGCTGAAATCATCGCGGACCATGGACCCGTGCTGTTCCACCTGTCCGGCGGATGCTGCGACGGCTCTTCGCCCATGTGCTATCCAAGGGGCGACTTCCTGGTGGGCGACCGCGATGTCCTGCTGGGCCAGATCGGCGACACCCCCTTCTATATCGGTGCCCTGCAATTCGAGGTCTGGAAGCACACCCGGCTGACCCTCGACGTGGTGCCGGGGCGAGGCGGGATTTTCTCCCTCGACAATGGTCGCGAGCGCCGCTTCCTGATCCGCTCGGACGTATGCGCCGCAGGTTAG